One Malania oleifera isolate guangnan ecotype guangnan chromosome 10, ASM2987363v1, whole genome shotgun sequence genomic region harbors:
- the LOC131167057 gene encoding receptor-like protein kinase HERK 1 isoform X1 has product MRNCCFKLLIWVSPFLCLISVSWGFDPVDNYLINCGSPTNTSVGDRIFVADDSSSSIISTPQNIFANTSSNAISSTYGLALYQTARIFTATSNYTFSIKKQGRHFVRLYFFPFAHENYDLSTAKFSVFVQKFTLLKDFQLRNGSLMKEYSLNVTSNSLVLTFTPSSNSFAYVNAIEVVLVPDELILNDAKTIDPPGNYQNLQKQALETVVRVNMGGTAISPDNDTLWRVWVSEENYLRHSIFAKSVRNIKAVNYTLKWPTRDVAPPSVYGTATRLTSEGDPNFNANITWLFDVDPGFDYLVRFHFCDIASPSPGKIHFNVYINSWMVFQDLDLSNLTSNVLGAPYAMDVVARISNSRVLSVGVGPPNRDLHNSEGILNGLEIMKINSSKGGLDALDTDLKTLTPKSKVKAGMIVGLAFGVLLIVVVLALVLFLVCKRRMLAQFHFTTLGGENVQTMESKYGNGTGMFSFSFPVIQEATDNFSEDLVIGVGGFGKVYKGVLRDETRVAVKRGNPQSRQGLAEFRTEIEMLSQFRHRHLVSLIGYCDEQNEMIIIYEYMEKGTLKDHLYSLNVPRLSWKQRLDICIGSARGLHYLHTGSAKAIIHRDVKSANILLDENFMAKVADFGLSKTGPEVDQTHVSTAVKGSFGYLDPEYLTRQQLTEKSDVFSFGVVLFEVLCGRPVIDPSLPREKVNLIEWALKYQKRGELEEIIDPHLVGTTSPDSLRKFGETAEKCLAECGLDRPSMGDVLWHLEYALRLQVSEEGSKRDGEFPIQVNGVNHLENSAQFSSTSARDLAGISMSKVFSEMLKGEMT; this is encoded by the coding sequence ATGAGGAATTGCTGTTTTAAACTGCTGATTTGGGTTTCGCCCTTTTTGTGCTTGATATCTGTTTCGTGGGGATTTGATCCGGTAGACAACTATCTAATAAACTGTGGATCACCCACAAACACATCGGTGGGGGATCGAATTTTTGTGGCGGATGATTCTAGTTCCAGCATCATTTCAACCCCACAAAATATTTTTGCCAACACGAGTTCGAATGCTATCTCTTCCACCTATGGTTTAGCCCTTTATCAAACTGCCCGAATATTCACTGCAACCTCTAATTACACATTTTCAATTAAGAAGCAAGGGCGGCACTTTGTTCGCCTCTATTTCTTCCCTTTTGCTCATGAAAACTATGATTTGAGCACAGCAAAGTTCTcagtttttgttcaaaaattcaCTCTCTTAAAAGATTTCCAACTACGGAATGGTTCTTTGATGAAAGAGTACTCTTTGAACGTGACTTCAAATAGCCTAGTCCTCACTTTTACCCCCTCTTCCAATTCATTTGCTTATGTGAATGCAATAGAAGTTGTTTTAGTACCTGATGAGCTTATTCTGAATGATGCCAAGACCATTGATCCGCCAGGCAATTACCAAAATCTGCAGAAACAAGCCTTAGAGACAGTTGTGAGGGTGAATATGGGTGGCACGGCTATATCTCCTGATAATGATACCCTGTGGAGGGTTTGGGTTTCGGAGGAAAATTATCTGAGGCACAGCATCTTTGCCAAGTCTGTTAGGAACATCAAAGCTGTAAATTACACGTTAAAATGGCCAACAAGGGATGTGGCTCCCCCGAGTGTCTATGGAACGGCCACTAGGTTGACATCAGAAGGTGATCCCAATTTCAATGCTAATATAACATGGCTTTTTGATGTCGACCCCGGTTTTGACTATTTGGTGCGATTTCACTTCTGTGATATAGCGAGCCCCTCGCCTGGGAAGATCCATTTCAATGTTTATATTAACTCCTGGATGGTTTTTCAGGATCTTGATCTGAGTAATCTAACATCAAACGTCTTGGGTGCTCCATATGCCATGGATGTTGTTGCTAGGATAAGCAATAGCCGGGTGCTTAGTGTTGGTGTTGGCCCTCCAAATAGGGATCTTCATAATTCAGAAGGAATCCTAAATGGGCTAGAGATCATGAAAATAAACAGTTCTAAGGGTGGGCTGGATGCTTTGGACACTGATTTAAAGACCTTGACACCAAAATCCAAGGTAAAAGCTGGTATGATAGTGGGTTTGGCCTTTGGGGTGCTGCTTATTGTTGTTGTGCTGGCGTTAGTTCTCTTCCTGGTGTGTAAAAGAAGAATGCTAGCACAGTTCCATTTCACCACACTCGGAGGAGAGAATGTTCAAACCATGGAAAGTAAATATGGCAATGGAACTGGTATGTTTAGCTTCTCATTCCCTGTGATTCAAGAGGCCACTGATAATTTCAGTGAAGATTTAGTTATTGGGGTTGGTGGTTTTGGAAAGGTTTACAAGGGAGTTTTGAGAGATGAAACTAGAGTGGCAGTGAAGAGGGGAAATCCTCAGTCTCGACAGGGACTTGCTGAATTTCGAACAGAAATTGAAATGCTGTCCCAGTTCCGTCACCGCCATTTAGTATCTTTGATTGGGTACTGTGATGAACAAAATGAGATGATCATAATCTACGAGTACATGGAAAAGGGGACCCTCAAGGATCATCTTTATAGCTTGAATGTTCCCAGGTTGAGTTGGAAACAAAGGCTTGATATCTGCATTGGATCAGCAAGAGGACTGCACTATCTGCATACCGGCTCTGCTAAGGCAATCATTCACCGTGATGTTAAGTCTGCAAATATCCTGTTGGATGAAAATTTCATGGCTAAGGTTGCAGATTTTGGGCTATCAAAAACTGGTCCTGAGGTTGATCAAACACATGTCAGTACAGCAGTGAAAGGAAGCTTTGGATATCTTGATCCAGAGTATTTGACAAGGCAACAGCTAACTGAGAAATCAGATGTGTTCTCCTTTGGTGTGGTTTTGTTTGAAGTCCTTTGTGGGAGACCTGTTATAGATCCATCTCTTCCAAGGGAAAAGGTGAATTTAATTGAATGGGCGTTGAAATATCAAAAGAGAGGGGAATTGGAAGAAATTATAGATCCTCATCTTGTGGGTACTACAAGTCCAGATTCTTTGAGGAAGTTTGGAGAGACAGCTGAGAAATGCTTGGCTGAATGTGGCTTAGATCGACCCTCGATGGGCGACGTGTTATGGCACTTGGAATACGCACTTCGGCTTCAAGTGAGTGAAGAAGGATCTAAACGTGACGGCGAGTTCCCTATACAGGTTAATGGTGTTAATCACTTGGAGAACAGTGCACAATTCAGTTCAACAAGTGCTAGGGATCTTGCTGGTATTTCAATGAGTAAAGTTTTCTCAGAAATGTTGAAAGGAGAAATGACTTGA
- the LOC131167057 gene encoding receptor-like protein kinase HERK 1 isoform X2, with protein MGGTAISPDNDTLWRVWVSEENYLRHSIFAKSVRNIKAVNYTLKWPTRDVAPPSVYGTATRLTSEGDPNFNANITWLFDVDPGFDYLVRFHFCDIASPSPGKIHFNVYINSWMVFQDLDLSNLTSNVLGAPYAMDVVARISNSRVLSVGVGPPNRDLHNSEGILNGLEIMKINSSKGGLDALDTDLKTLTPKSKVKAGMIVGLAFGVLLIVVVLALVLFLVCKRRMLAQFHFTTLGGENVQTMESKYGNGTGMFSFSFPVIQEATDNFSEDLVIGVGGFGKVYKGVLRDETRVAVKRGNPQSRQGLAEFRTEIEMLSQFRHRHLVSLIGYCDEQNEMIIIYEYMEKGTLKDHLYSLNVPRLSWKQRLDICIGSARGLHYLHTGSAKAIIHRDVKSANILLDENFMAKVADFGLSKTGPEVDQTHVSTAVKGSFGYLDPEYLTRQQLTEKSDVFSFGVVLFEVLCGRPVIDPSLPREKVNLIEWALKYQKRGELEEIIDPHLVGTTSPDSLRKFGETAEKCLAECGLDRPSMGDVLWHLEYALRLQVSEEGSKRDGEFPIQVNGVNHLENSAQFSSTSARDLAGISMSKVFSEMLKGEMT; from the coding sequence ATGGGTGGCACGGCTATATCTCCTGATAATGATACCCTGTGGAGGGTTTGGGTTTCGGAGGAAAATTATCTGAGGCACAGCATCTTTGCCAAGTCTGTTAGGAACATCAAAGCTGTAAATTACACGTTAAAATGGCCAACAAGGGATGTGGCTCCCCCGAGTGTCTATGGAACGGCCACTAGGTTGACATCAGAAGGTGATCCCAATTTCAATGCTAATATAACATGGCTTTTTGATGTCGACCCCGGTTTTGACTATTTGGTGCGATTTCACTTCTGTGATATAGCGAGCCCCTCGCCTGGGAAGATCCATTTCAATGTTTATATTAACTCCTGGATGGTTTTTCAGGATCTTGATCTGAGTAATCTAACATCAAACGTCTTGGGTGCTCCATATGCCATGGATGTTGTTGCTAGGATAAGCAATAGCCGGGTGCTTAGTGTTGGTGTTGGCCCTCCAAATAGGGATCTTCATAATTCAGAAGGAATCCTAAATGGGCTAGAGATCATGAAAATAAACAGTTCTAAGGGTGGGCTGGATGCTTTGGACACTGATTTAAAGACCTTGACACCAAAATCCAAGGTAAAAGCTGGTATGATAGTGGGTTTGGCCTTTGGGGTGCTGCTTATTGTTGTTGTGCTGGCGTTAGTTCTCTTCCTGGTGTGTAAAAGAAGAATGCTAGCACAGTTCCATTTCACCACACTCGGAGGAGAGAATGTTCAAACCATGGAAAGTAAATATGGCAATGGAACTGGTATGTTTAGCTTCTCATTCCCTGTGATTCAAGAGGCCACTGATAATTTCAGTGAAGATTTAGTTATTGGGGTTGGTGGTTTTGGAAAGGTTTACAAGGGAGTTTTGAGAGATGAAACTAGAGTGGCAGTGAAGAGGGGAAATCCTCAGTCTCGACAGGGACTTGCTGAATTTCGAACAGAAATTGAAATGCTGTCCCAGTTCCGTCACCGCCATTTAGTATCTTTGATTGGGTACTGTGATGAACAAAATGAGATGATCATAATCTACGAGTACATGGAAAAGGGGACCCTCAAGGATCATCTTTATAGCTTGAATGTTCCCAGGTTGAGTTGGAAACAAAGGCTTGATATCTGCATTGGATCAGCAAGAGGACTGCACTATCTGCATACCGGCTCTGCTAAGGCAATCATTCACCGTGATGTTAAGTCTGCAAATATCCTGTTGGATGAAAATTTCATGGCTAAGGTTGCAGATTTTGGGCTATCAAAAACTGGTCCTGAGGTTGATCAAACACATGTCAGTACAGCAGTGAAAGGAAGCTTTGGATATCTTGATCCAGAGTATTTGACAAGGCAACAGCTAACTGAGAAATCAGATGTGTTCTCCTTTGGTGTGGTTTTGTTTGAAGTCCTTTGTGGGAGACCTGTTATAGATCCATCTCTTCCAAGGGAAAAGGTGAATTTAATTGAATGGGCGTTGAAATATCAAAAGAGAGGGGAATTGGAAGAAATTATAGATCCTCATCTTGTGGGTACTACAAGTCCAGATTCTTTGAGGAAGTTTGGAGAGACAGCTGAGAAATGCTTGGCTGAATGTGGCTTAGATCGACCCTCGATGGGCGACGTGTTATGGCACTTGGAATACGCACTTCGGCTTCAAGTGAGTGAAGAAGGATCTAAACGTGACGGCGAGTTCCCTATACAGGTTAATGGTGTTAATCACTTGGAGAACAGTGCACAATTCAGTTCAACAAGTGCTAGGGATCTTGCTGGTATTTCAATGAGTAAAGTTTTCTCAGAAATGTTGAAAGGAGAAATGACTTGA